Below is a genomic region from Patagioenas fasciata isolate bPatFas1 chromosome 14, bPatFas1.hap1, whole genome shotgun sequence.
GACCCGAGAGCAAGCCCGCCGTGCATAGTGTGCCAAAATAAAGCCCGAACACGTGAAGCTCTTGTCGGGGTTTCTGGGAGGGTGCAGAGAGGTGAAGCAGGCTCCGTTTTCATGCTCCGTCTCGTTTGCTGAGCCGTGCCTGCACGAAGCcttgcaggcagcagcacaggagcccCCGTGCCCTGCGGAGGTTGTGTTTGAACTCCCCTTGGCAGCAGCAGCGAGGGGCTAAAGCGAgtgggaagggcagaggaggaatgTGTGTGACAGCAGATGTAAGATGAGCTCACCGCCAGATCCTCTCCTGTCTCCTCTCTGAACATATTGTATTTACTCATGTGCTCCTTCGCCCTCCTCCCCCGGCGGAGAATGAGCAGCGGCGTCCCCGTGCAGAGCTTGAAGTGAGTCGCTTACGACAGACCTCATGGCCACAACTGCTTTGTGGTGGCAAATGCCAAAGCAAGTGGTCACTCTGGGGATAAATACAGTACTTTTGTGTTGGAGGGGACAGGGCATCCTCAGGGCTCTGCAGAAGTGGGGCAAGGATGTGGTTTGATTTGGCCTGATCCCTGGCAGAGGCCATGAGGTTGGCGCCAGTGCCCCATGTGCAGCAGGACCAGTCTCAGATGATGTCAGTCGTGTCCTCCTGGCAGTTCAAACCATGTACTCAGGTGTGACAGGGTCGTCACAGCCATGGGCAAAGCCAGGCGGCAGGATGCTGGGATGGAGTTGGGAACGATGCTGCCGTCTGTGCTCCCCTGTCCCGTCCCCAAAATAATCAGTTTGAGCATTGATTAACTGCAGATCCTTCTGCACAGGATCATCTTCTCCTTAGCTCCTCTTCATTCATTTTCTCCTACCTCGTGGAGCCAAGGTTTTCCCAAGGGAAACTGCAAACCTCTTAAATgtgttggctttttaaaaattaacctACTTTCCATGTGGATTTCTGGCTTGTTTCCCCCACCGTTTGCATGATTAACTCTGCACAGCGCCCTTTCAGACATGACTTTCCCTTGTAAATCCTACTGTGTAGAATCAAATTGGTAGCAGGGAGGATTTGTCTTTTTGATTGAAAGTTTATTTGACCTGAGCCTTTGGTAAGTGCTTTGCCTCCTCTGGATATATTCTGCTCTTTCTTTTTTAACTAATTTTAGATTTACCTGGGGTAGAGCTGTGTGAAAGGATGACCTTCTTGCCACCAACTGAGCCATTCCCCCTCCTGGCTTGAGTGAGACAACGCTGCTCTCAGCAAATGCTTCtttagcagaagggaaaaggggagaaagagaAATAAGGAGATGTTGTAGCTCTCTCtattccccttcctcctcctcttcttgtcCGGAGTGAGATCAGACCTGATGGGGTTGCATCTGGGGTTGCTGGCAATGAGTAGGGTCTCTCCCATTAGTGTGGCTAGTTTTAATTTTCTAATGTAACGTGAGCTGGATTAGGGGATTATCTCCTCTGCAGCTCGCACGGGTCGTGCCTGGAATTTCCCAGCTCCGGGCAGGGTGGCAGTGGCCCGTGCGGGCAGCCCATGGCGCGGTCGGTGTGGCTGCCTGTCCCCCGTCCCCTGCACGGTGGCACAGCAGCCGGTGATGCAGCACCCAGCAGCAGGGTCACTGCCAGGGTTGTTCTTGGGTGGGAGGCTGCAAGAGCAGACAGTGGTAGGGGTGTGCGTGTGCTTCTTTTATTGGAAAATGCaaaatttggaaaacaaatgGCCTCTCTCTGCAGTTTAAAGTGTGAGCTCTTGCCTCCACACTGTCAGTGTTTTTCCCCCTTTGCCCTTCATTCCTCCTCCATCatctctctccccccaccccacagaAAATCACTGGCTGGGTCAGAGTTGCATCTCCAGGTTTATTTACATGGTGGGATGAGTGTGAAACAGTCAAACAGCTCAGACAGTGGCACCTGCCATACATCTGCCTCACAACAACTGCCAACAAACTGAAAACTCTGCCCATCTGAAAAGAGCCCGCGCTTGCTACCTGTTCGCTTTGGCTCTGAATCATCCTGGGATTTACTGCACCTTCGGACACCAGTGCTCCCGAGCTCTGGGTTGCAGGAAAAATGCTTTCCTGATAAACCaaggaagaaagaagcaaaatTCTCTGGCTGTCCCTACCTGACAGCGCCCAAGGGGGTTTGATAAGCCGTGCTTGGCAAGGAGACATGTGGCACTTAAACCTCGGGCACTTCGGCTGCCCGGCAGTGCCCAGGGGGTGACCAGCCAAGAGACACAGTCAGGTTCCTCCAGAGCACAGTTAAAAGCTCTCTTGCCAAATTAAAACCAAGATAACACAGAAAGGCAAAGAACTAGAGAGACGGGGATGTTTATCACTCGTCGTGCCCTTGGCCGTTCCTCTCGCGGGTCACAGTTGACCGCAGAGGTTTAACATGGGGCACTGCGGGATTGTCTCATTTCAGAAACACTGTGACAGGCAGAAGGCAAACCTGAGGATCCGCTTCAAGCCGTCGCTCTTCCAGCATGTGGGAACCCACTCCTCCTTGGCCGGGAAGATACAGAAGCTGAAGGTGGGTACCAGCTGCCTGTCCAAGCCACAGCCTGCAGGCACCCGGAAGCTGGTTGCTTTTGGGGTGGGGACATCAGTGGCAGCAAACGGTGAGATGGTGACAGCTGAGTTTCTGGGCAGTGGTTGTGTTTTATTCTGTATTAGTGAGCTCCTGTAGCTCCTGCTTCTCAGAATGGCACTGACGTATACCTGCAGTCGCTGCAAGCTTGTAGGCCTCAGTACTGGTCTTGGTCACCCATCCTGTGTGCCAAACCATGGTCCAGGCAAAGTGGTTTTGAAGCGTCAACTGAAAAACCCTGGAGAGATGACTCCTGAGTTGGTCAGACTTCCTTCCCATCACCCTCCTTATTCCTGGGATTTGCTGATAGGTGAACTAGAGCTTGCTGTGTAAGAGCTTAAATTGTTTGTATGTATTTAAACATCAGCAAAATCAAGCTTCCCACAGCTTCCCCAGTATATACAGGACCCAGAGACACacatccctgggctgtgtcaTTGTGTCTGTTGGATCCCCAGGTAAATGGATGGTGTGATCCAGTTTGTATCTCAGTGCAGTGCCTGTCAGGCCATGTAATCCAGCCATTTTTTGTTATCATCGGCCTCCTAGCCACCTTCTCCTCAGGTGTAGGGGCTGTTTGCAGAGCTCCTGGGGCAGGACATGCATTTAGGAATGCTTGGATAATTAAAAGCTCTTTGGTGCTAGACCAGAGTGCAAAGCAGTGGTGCTTCTCTGTGCCACTTCTGAAGTTGTGTCCTCCTGGGATCCAGCATTGCCCTGTCTGGTGCCttcccacatctcttccaccCTTTATAATTCTGTGCTGTGCAAATTGAGAGCTTTTAACTCGCTGTGCCTTATTGCTGGGATCTCTTCCTCTCGGGTGAGAGTAGCTCATGACCCTTTTCTGCCCCTTTGCTTTGTACCCAACCAAGGACAAAGACTTTGGCAAGCAGGCCCTGCGGAAAGAGCACGTCAACCCTCCCGCGGAGGTGAGCACCAGCCTGAAAACCTACCAGCACTTCACCTTGGAGAAGGCTTACCTGCGGGAGGACTTCTTCTGGGCCTTCACTCCCACCGCTGGAGACTTCATCAGATTCAGATTCTTCAAACCACTCCGCATAGAAAGGCCAGTGCCTGGGGGAGGTGGGCgagggaggacatggggacagcttgGAGTGTGCGGAGACACTTTCCTTTTGCTCTTCTGGCTCAGGTTGAATTTCCAGCCCGTCTTCTGCTTGGCTGCCCCGGAGGAAGGATAACTTGGCCCTTTTTTTGGTGGGGCCATGTTTGCTGgagctctttgctttcctgcgCTTGTGAGCAACCCACACTTTAGCTAATCTGGCGCGGAAGGTCTCTTTCCAAACGATATGCCCATTGTCTTTTTGGGATGGTACCTGTTAGGTTGAGCTGTTTGATGGTTCAGCTGTGGTGAAAGCCATCATGTACCCCCTCACTCAGTGTGGGTTTCCGTGGCTTTGGTCTCTCTCACAGGTTCTTCTTCCGCAGCGGGAACATTGAGCACCCAGAAGACAAACTCTTCAATACGACTGTGGAAGTTTTGCCATTTGACGTAAGTGTTTTATTGAGACGTGACATGGGGGTCGAGTGGGATGCAGAAGAGGTTTGAGAGAAGGAAGCTGCTTATAGCTGCCAGGAAAAATCTTTAAAGACTCAGTTGCATTTGTGAGGTGCTGCCTGGGAGCTaggggggtcacagctggtgtGGGAGCACCTTGGGATGGGGATGCGGTGCTGAGCAGTCGCTATAGGAGCCGTCTGTGCCTGCAGAGGGATGCTCAGATGGGTGGGAAGGCTGCGGAGGGGATGGAGCCAGGACAGTGCAGTGGAAGCAGCAGCATGGGGGCAGCAAATGTCCATTTGTTTTGGGGCATGAGGCCTGGGGAGCCAGGTGAGCGGGACGAGATACTGAGGGCTGCTGGTGAGGGCAGCTCCAGGGTTGCTGCTGTTGCCGGGGCTTTTGGGTGGCTCTTGCCCCGAGCTGCTCTCCTTCCCACAGAGCCTGCAGTTGGATAAGGAAGCCTTGCAGGAGGGAAGAGGCACAGCCGTCAAATACCGCCGAACGCCGGATGGCTACATCCAGATAGGTACGGCAGGGTGGGGGTGGTGAACTGCCCGCTGGGTTTGGTGACACAGCCCAGAGCCTCATCTTTGAGTGAATTGAGACCCTTAGTGCTTGGCAAAGAGTGATTTCTGCGTGGCAGGAGCCTGCTTGGAACAGGATTTAATTGTCACTGTCTCCTCTACtgccttcctccccctcttcaAATAGGTGTCCTCTTCAGGTAGTTTTCAGTCCTGTGTTTCTGCCCATCTCTGCTCAGAGCTGGGACCAGATTATTCAGATTATCCGCTTGCCTAACCTGGTTTTACAAGCCTCCACGGTGGGCGATGTCAGGCTCTCCCTCCACAGCCTGTCTCGGTACTCACACCACTTCCAGCTTGGACTTTGTCCCCTGCCACCAGAGCTTGTTTTAGTGCATCCTACAGGGACCCACTGCTGTCTGTTTTCTCCCTCTTGAGTttttcagaaaaaacaaacacacacgccAAAAGTGGGACATAGCAAccgtccccatgtcacccatgcgCTCTCCCCACCAGGCTCCTTCTCCAAGGGTGTCGCAGATGGTGAGGTCGACCCCTCCTTTGGGCCGCTGGAGGCCATCAGGCTGTCCATCCAGACCGACTCCCCGGTGTGGATCATCCTGAGTGAGGTAAGCGGGGCTTTGGTGTGGCTCACCTTGAGTGAGGTAAGCCAGGCTTTGTCAGCAGGGAGATGGCCGTGCCCTTGGCTTCCTGCCACCTCCACCAGCTTCTCTCTGATTGCAACCCTCTCTCCTTTCAGATTTTTATCAAAAAGGCGGAGTGACACAGGCGTGAGGAAGGGCGACACCCGCGTggatcccctccctccctcccgctcccTCCTCCCCGCGGTGCCCGCGCACAAGGACAGCCGTGCCCAGGGCACACGCCGACGGCCTCGGCAGAGCGGCTGTGGGGCCAGGACGTCGTCTTCTCCGGAAGAAGAGCAAAAAGCAGCATCCCGTGCAGAGGGCTGGATTTGCTCCCTCGGCCCCTCATGGGTGCGTGGCTGCTTGGGCCTCACCGACACAGGACGGTTTGGGGTCAGGATGAGCTTTAGCAAACGTGGGGACTAAAAGTACCTTCAGCCAAGGAGAGGGCAATCGCTGGCTGAATTTGGGGACAGAGTGGGGGCTTGGTCACGTTGAGTCCTGCCGGCTGGGATGGAAATGGCCAGGGACCACGGGCTGCCTTTTCTTCGCCCGGGCAATGGGCCTGGCCAAAGCTGAGGATTAAGCGACAGCGAAGATTGAGCCTCCTGCAGCAGAGGAGGAACAAATCCGAAGGCGTTGGAGCCATGAGGATGGcagggaaaattaaaaaacaaaacaaaacaaaaacaaaaaacaaatgccACACTGTGCCTGCCAGCATTGAACACAGCCCTTCAGCTCACCGTGAAGTCTCCAGTGTCTTCATGCCTTGAGATTGAGTGCAGAAACCATCTTTTTAAATAACTGTTTCAGTTATTGATTGGTGtgaatttttggggaaaaaaaaaaaagcagaagtagCCCAGTTCAAAAATAGTAGGGATTAGTGTAAATCCCAATGTCTCTTCAGCTATACACTGGAATGCATTATACTACTTTAATGtgctgtattttttattattggatacatttgatttTTCAAGTACAtctctatatataaatatataaaataatgtgCACTGTAATAAAAGCTAAATTTAAACCTGTGGTGCAGCAGTGGGAGTCACTGGCAGGTGCTCTGGCTCTGCCGCCCTGATCCCCATCACAGGACGGGGctgtccctgggggctggggagcagctggagcCCCGGCAGCCCAAATGGTGCCATTCCTCAGCACTCACACATACCACCTTCTACCAAAGTCTTGCTCACGTTGGGGAAAACAAGCAGAATAGCCCAGTGAGAAACTGGTATTTCTGCCCCAACATCACAGGAACCTTCATCAGTTACTTAAAAACAGATGGGTTGGTCAGCTCTTTCCTTGGTGGGGAGCAAGGGAGGTGCTTGGGCACCTGTATGCTTGAGAATGCGCTTGTGAAACAGCCGTCTTACAAAAtacgtttgtttgttttattattccCACATGCTGCCTGGGTGCTGGCTGCTTTAGTTACGTGCGAAACCTCAGTTTGCAGCGGGGTTGACATCTAGAGAGAGGTTTGGTGATAAGTGAAATCAGGGCAAGTCACGATCATTCAAATCAATGCCAAACCCAGACATTAGCATTTGTACTAGAGCCAGGCTTTTCCCCCAAAGTCTATATAATGgcataataaataaaattaataaataataaaatcaattttaatcGCAGCAGCTTTTCCCATGCAGCCCATTCCCTTACCCTTCAGATGTTCTCACACACGGTCCCCAAGTGGCTTTGACAATCACAGGTGATTTCTATGGAGGatgaatttattttttgtgtattCATGGTGTGATCTTTCATCACACCATTACAGCAGTGAGGAGGAGGAACAACAGCGTGCGGGTCAACTCGGAGCCAAAGGCATTAGAGGTTTTAGAGCAGACAGTGCTACAAAACACGGACGTGAAGCCCATCGGCAGAGGCTGAGCAGCATTTGCTTTCTAGAAGGGCGGTTGTTTCTGCAGAGTGCAGCTTTCAAGCAGAGGAGTGCCAGAACCACCTCCCTTCAAAGGTAAGCACAAAGCTGGGAAGATACTTGGTCTCCATGTCACACAACTCCCTCCCCTCCACCCAAGCTGAAAAGAGGGTTTTGGGAGAGTTGTGCCCGCTCACCAGGCTCCAAGCAGCTGGAGGGGCCGTGCCAGCGCTGCTGTCCATGCCAAGGAGCTGGGCAGGAAGAAATGTGCCAGGAGCCCGGCCAgcgccagccccagcagcagccagagcagccGAGCGCTGGCGTACAGCGGCCCCAACCTGCGTGGGGAGAGAACACTGTGGGACACGGCCAGGCGAGCCGGGGCATGGAGcgtccccatcctcctcctctggcGAAGAGCTGGTGGGGCCACAAGCatgtgggagcaggaggggaggaaaagggatgcaaacaTGCCCCAGGGGATGCATTAGTGTCCCTGGGTTGGTTtggggtgcccacagccccagcTGGATACTAACCGTCCCTGTGCGGCCACAGCATATCCCTGGAAGTACCTGAAGCGGGTGTAGAGGTACAGCAGCCCACAGACCGCAGCCACacctgcaggggagagaggagccGAGACCcgatggggctgggggtccccagatgctgctggagctgcagcccagctCAGCCACCCCCCTGCCCACTTCCCCGGCAGATGAGGGCACAGCCACAAGAACCAAACTCAGAGGACTCAGCTTTAAAATGCTACAGGTGTTTAAAtgggttttcttccttccttttttgtgAGGAATGAACTTCTCTGCCCCTCAAAGTTGCCCTGGGACTTGGGTTTGCTGGGCTCCCATCCTCCATGTTCCTTCCTTGTGTCCTCCCCACCGTGGCAGCTGAATCCCCTAAACCCACTTGGTACAGGATGGACAGCGGATGACTAATTGTTTGGGTTATGGCTTCTCATTCTGACATAGCGATTTGGGTATCGTGCTGCAGCTCTGTTTCAGTGTGCGCCTTCCCCGGGGCAGCGGGAAGCAGCAGCCCCCAAAGCAGAGACCTGCCCCACTGCCACCCTGGCACCCCGCACCAGCCCGACCTCATCTCAGAGATGCAGGAGGGGACAGCTGGGCTCTGGCAAAGCAGCACGGGACTGCCAATGCCACCAAACCTCTCCTCTGGGCAGAGGATCgctcagctgctggagctgggctgcTCCTCGGTCCATCCAGCCACAGGGGAACTTCGCTTTCCCCAGGTAACAGCCTCACGGGAACAGAGAGGATGTGCCCGAGTCACAGTGGGATTTcagtaggggtttttttggtttgtgcatGTGGTTTGGAGTTTCCCACCACCACCCCTTACCTTGATGGAAGAAGACTCCAGCAACCCAGAGGAGAGAGATGAAGATCGGGAAGTACTCTGAGCAATTCGCCCTGGTGAGAACCAGAGATGAGAGTTAAAACTGCATCCTTACACATCAGGGACCAGTAATGCATGTTGGAGCAAACTGGAAGGGTCAACGAAAGGCATTGCTGTACTGTGCTGGGGAGAAAGGGCCTTCTCTGCAACCAAGGACACCCAATATCTGGATTTGAGAGAAGAACAGCTCACCCACGTTCACATGAGCCCTGCAATGAGATGGAGATTCGTCTTTGCTGAACCCTGGGCAGGCTCTGTCCTCGCCCCCATGCACCGTGCCTTCCGACACTGAGTACAACTACAGCTGAACTGTGCCAGGGTAGAGGTTCCTTCACATTACTTAACAAAAGTGTTCCCTTCCCCTT
It encodes:
- the LOC136107763 gene encoding leukotriene C4 synthase-like, whose protein sequence is MRSQIDLLATVTVLGVLEQAYFALQVIYARRKYKISPPETTGHPEFERIFRAQANCSEYFPIFISLLWVAGVFFHQGVAAVCGLLYLYTRFRYFQGYAVAAQGRLGPLYASARLLWLLLGLALAGLLAHFFLPSSLAWTAALARPLQLLGAW